The Coffea arabica cultivar ET-39 chromosome 1e, Coffea Arabica ET-39 HiFi, whole genome shotgun sequence genome has a window encoding:
- the LOC140015694 gene encoding uncharacterized protein, giving the protein MKHYADQYWTERSFSVGDWVFLKLQPYRQQTIAVRKRLKLSAKYYGPFQVEEKIGVVAYRLKLPSKARLHPVFHVSLLKKKLGPLHSCSPNLPELDEYDQCPLKPETILKRRAIMREGRPVIQFLIKWNHLSYDEASWEDKTCIENQFPEFQT; this is encoded by the coding sequence ATGAAACATTATGCAGATCAATACTGGACTGAGAGGAGCTTTTCTGTGGGTGACTGGGTGTTCTTAAAGCTGCAACCATATAGGCAACAGACTATAGCTGTGAGGAAGCGTCTCAAATTGTCAGCAAAATATTATGGACCATTTCAGGTGGAAGAGAAGATTGGGGTGGTAGCTTATAGGCTTAAACTACCATCAAAGGCACGACTACATCCTGTGTTCCATGTCTCTCTATTAAAGAAGAAATTGGGACCACTACACAGCTGCTCCCCTAACCTACCGGAACTAGATGAATATGATCAATGTCCTTTGAAACCAGAAACCATATTGAAAAGGAGGGCAATCATGCGTGAAGGGAGGCCTGTCATTCAGTTCCTGATCAAATGGAATCATCTGAGCTATGATGAAGCTTCTTGGGAGGACAAGACTTGCATTGAGAATCAGTTTCCTGAATTCCAGACTTGA